aaatgacacaaatgatatctagttaacgttgtatttaatgtagtttTACTATCTGTGCCAGGCTATAAATGACACAAATTATATCTAGTTAACgttgtatttaatgtagtttTACTATCTGTACCAGGCTATAAATGACACAAATGATATCTAGTTAACTTTGTATTTAATGTAGTTTTACTATCTGTGCCAGGCTATAAATGACACAAATGATATCTAGTTAACGTTGTATTTAATGTACTTTTACTATCTGTGCCAGGCTATAAATGACACAAATGATATCTAGATAACgttgtatttaatgtagtttAACTATCTGTACCAGGCTATAAATGACACAGATGATATCTAGTTAACgttgtatttaatgtagtttTACTATCTGTTCCAGGCTATAAATGACACAGATGAAATCTAGTTAACgttgtatttaatgtagtttTACTATCTGTGCCAGGCTATAAATGAGACAGATATCGTAACATCAGACACATATCTTTTCATACTCAGTTGTTTTCATTCAGTAGCCGTTGTAAAACAGTTATCAGTAGGTCATGTGTAGAAAAGGTGACAGTGTTGATCACAGCTTTCTGCTTTCCATGTAGAGTTTTTGGcaaaaaacattacatttgattATTTTGTCAGTAATGGCTGCAAAAATTGGAAAAAATCTTTGTTTATCTTTGTCAAACATGagatgacacaaacacacagagacagtgttGTGGCATGGCAAAGCTACCAGGCAACTAGCAATCATGGGAACATTGGTCAGATTTTAACATCTGCCCATGCTAGTGATATGGCAGAGAGAAGGGAGTATCTGAGGAGAATTGTTGTGGTCACATCAATGTTAGGAAGACAGGGACTCTGTTTCCGTGACAATGATGAATCTAGTGAAAGCACAAATAGAGGGAACTTTCTAGAATGTATGGAGCTTTTGAAGGAGTTTGACCCTTTCTGGCAAAGGCACAAGACTCCATCAAATGCCACGTATCTCCAGAATTTAGTAGCAAATAGGAGGTTCACTTTGATGCGTCAGacaggtgttctgtacctgtctgtcaaggagggaggagagtagagcaggaccaagaggtgttctgtacctgtctgtccaggagggaggagagtagagcaggaccaagaggtgttctgtacctgtctgtccaggagggaggagagtagagcaggaccaagaggtgttctgtacctgtctgtccaggagggaggagagtagagcaggaccaagaggtgttctgtacctgtctgtccaggagggaggagagtagagcaggaccaagaggtgttctgtacctgtctgtccaggagggaggagagtagagcaggaccaagaggtgttctgtacctgtctgtccaggagggaggagagtagagcaggaccaagaggtgttctgtacctgtctgtccaggagggaggagagtagagcaggaccaagaggtgttctgtacctgtctgtccaggagggaggagagtagagcaggaccaagaggtgtaatgtacctgtctgtccaggagggaggagagtagagcaggaccaagaggtgttctgtacctgtctgtccaggagggaggagagtagagcaggaccaagaggtgttctgtacctgtctgtccaggaggggggagagtagagcaggaccaagaggtgttctgtacctgtctgtccaggagggaggagagtagagcaggaccaagaggtgttctgtacctgtctgtccaggagggaggagagtagagcaggaccaagaggtgttctgtacctgtctgtccaggaggggggACAAGGCCTGGTGGACCTGGAGAGCAGGGTGGCAGCGTTCTGACTCAATGAGGTGCAGAGAGGCTACTgtacctactgtctctctctctctgtctctctctcgctctctcttaacAGCGCTTTGCACAGTCAGCAGTGGAGGACAGTGATCAGATCTTTACTGAGCTGATCCGCTCCATTGAGAGAAGGAGCTCTGAGGTGAAGGAGCTGATCAGAGCCCAAGAGAAGGCTCAAGTGAGTCAAGCTGAAGGACTCCTGGAGCAACTGAAGCAGGAGATAGCTGAGCTGAGGAAGAGAAGCACTGAGCTggagcagctctcacacacagaggatcaCATCCATTTCCTCCAGGTAACTAAACTTGTTACATGTCATATGAAATTAACTTCATGTGAAACTATTCAtctacatcattatgttgtcctgtctctctgtccgtccctctctctccctctctctctctctcgctctgtccctccctctctctgtccctctctctctctctgtccgtccctgtctctctctctgtccgtccctctctttctctctgtccgtccctctctctctatccgtccttctctctctgtccgtccctctctctctctgtctgtccctctctctctctgtctgtccctctctctctctctgtccgtccctctctctctctctctgtccgtccctctctctctctctctgtccgtccctctctctctctgttcgtcccgctctctctctctgttcgtccctctctctctctgtctgtccctcgctttctctctgttgtccctctatctctctgttggTCCCTCTGTCGGTCCATCtggctctgtccctctgtctctttatctctgtctctctctttctctacctctgtctgtctctgtccatctctgtccctccccctctttgtccttctctgtccctctctctctctctgtccctctctgtccctctctctctctctctgtccctctctctctctgtctctcgcttcctctctctctccctctctctccgtccctctctctctctgtctgtccctatctctctctgtccctctctctctctgtctctcgcttcctctctccctctcctctctctccgtctctctctctctctctctctctctctctctctctctctctctctctctctctctccagagttatcagtctctctccagtATCAGTGTATCTTCAGACTTACCCAGCATCGTTGTCCGTCCTCTTCAGTACTTTGGAGATGTGAGTAAGACTGTgtctgaactgagagagaaaataGAAGACTTCCTTAAAGGAGAATGGACCAAGATCTCCACTACAGGTGTGTTGAAAACAATAAGAACATCAACTTTAGACCATTGAAAGTTCCCTACTAGTCATATACATGTGGAATATGGTCTGATGATaacattccctctctctgtcaatgtgtttgtgtgtctgtagtgaATATAGTGGATGTTGTACTGCCTCCAGAGCCCAAGACCAGAGGACAGTTGTTACAATGTGAGTCTctttattgtgaagtaactaacaGTCTCTTTTTACTGACACTCCTAACAATCCCTCTAGAAATATATAGCAATAGTAGATCTAATCAAAGACTGGGTATCTATCTGACTCCTCATATTTCTCTGATTTGATCTCTGCTGTGCTCTAATCAAAGACAGGGTAGATACAGTATCTGACTTAACTTATTGTTCTGACTCCCCTCAttggtctctgctctgctcttctcccagattcctgtcagctcacactggacccaaacacagcaaacacacgcctctctctgtctaaagggaacagaaaggtgacctatacagaccaagACCAACCATATCCTGACCATCCAGACAGATTCACCAACCAGTGGCAGGttctgtgtagagagggtctgtctggacgctgttactgggaggtggaGTGGACTGATAATGTTGTTACAGCAGTCTCATATAAAGATATCAGCAGAACAGAGACAGATGGTGGATTTGGAAACAATGACAAGTCCTGGAGTTTACAGTACTATAGTGGTGGTTATTGTTTCAGACACAATAATGTTGAGACTAAAGTATCAGGCCCTCAGTCCTCCAGAGTAGGAGTGTACCTGGATCACAAGGCAGgtactctgtccttctacagtgTCTCTGACACAATGACCCTCCTCCACAGAGTCCAGACCACATTCACTCAGCCCCTCTATCCTGGGTTTATGCTCTATGGTactgctgagctggttaaactgtagtagagtccacatagatactagtcatgctggtgtagtctatagctgagctggttaaactgtagtagggtccacatagatactagtcatgctggtgtagtctatagctgagctggttaaactgtagtagggtccacatagatactagtcatgctggtgtagtctatagctgagctggttaaactgtagtagggtccacatagatactagtcatgctggtgtagtctatagctgagctggttaaactgtagtagggtccacatagataatagtcatgctggtgtagtctatagctgagctggttaaactgtagtagggtccacatagataatagtcatgctggtgtagtctatagctgagctggttaaactgtagtagggtccacatagatactagtcatgctggtgtagtctatagctgagctggttaaactgtagtagggtccacatagagactagtcatgctggtgtagtctatagctgagctggttaaactgtagtagggtccacatagatactagtcatgctggtgtagtctatagctgagctggttaaactgtagtagggtccacatagatactagtcatgctggtgtaatctatagctgagctggttaaactgtagtagggtccacatagatactagtcatgctggtggtgatggtccCCAGGCGTGATGATTCATTCTGCTCTGTTTTATCTACAATGATTTAACTGATTTGATCTTCCGAAGATGTTATGAATTAAATTTCAATGTTTTCATATTTTTGTAATTGCAATGTTTTAATCTTGTACATTTCCATGAATCATTATGTCTGGTGTTGATGTATATTGGTTGTCATTCAGAACCATTGATATGTTTTCTCagttggttctctgtctctatgtaattCTCCTCAGTATCATTGATCAGCTTGTTGGTCCTAATTGATGTGTTCTCTGTCACCTGGAGCTGCATGGAAAATGGTCCAGGAACTAAAGGACAATTCAGGACTAGTCAGCCCACTACAAGCTGGTGTCACTTACTTTCTACTAAACTATAtggactggtttcccagacacagattaatcctagtcctggactaaaaagtatGTTCAATGTAGATGTCCAGGAAACCGTCCCTAAATGTGTCATCTTTCATCCTCCCATACTGCTCAGTCCAGCAACATTAAACCTGTCCAGCAGGTGGTGCTATTGACCAAACAATAAAACCAGCAGATATCTTGACTTGCCACTCAGTATATCAGTAATGTTCAGAATAGTACTTTAATATCATTGGAGATTGATGGTCTTTTTAATCCACTATCCAGAGTCAGGAACAGATGAAGTTAGGTCTGCTACTGTTCAGTGATTAAATATGATTTATGGTGATGGGAAATAATAAAAAACACTAAACTTCATCTAGTAATAGTTTTCCTTTGTTATTTATTCCAAGGTGTGTCTTTAACTTGTAAATGTATTGTGTGGAGGTGAGCTAGTGGTGTGGCTGATAGAATAGAATGAaaagggaggatgggaggggaaaTGGGCAGATATATCAgacagatgagggagagagagatttccATCCAGGAGTTAGTGTCTCTGTTCCAaatagctccctattccctgcGTAGTGCACTAGGCTTCTTATAACCAGGTGTAAAGTAGTGTTGTAGATGTTAGATTGTTTCTCCCTGTCATTACAACATGACAATATGGTCATGACTTTAGTGGTTTCCTCCCCCTTTGTTTTTATTGTTATGTTGTTATGTGTGTTGTCAGGTTGTTCCTCTGTGTTCCTGATTGAAAATCCATTAACAATGAATCACAAACTAATGATATTCCAGTTGTGTTTAGACAACTTCATGTCTGACATCCCCCAGTTCTGTTCAGACCCATTGAACTGGGTCACATTCTGAATGGGGActtgtattgatagtccatactggaccTGACTGTGGTTAACCAGACTGGAGGG
This genomic interval from Salvelinus alpinus chromosome 6, SLU_Salpinus.1, whole genome shotgun sequence contains the following:
- the LOC139577466 gene encoding tripartite motif-containing protein 16-like isoform X2 translates to MAQQGVLLEKLKKTGLQAASPPALCYAGPGDVACDFCTGTRKQKALMSCLVCLASYCETHLQPHYESPALKKHKLVKATAQLQEKICSHHDKLLEVYCRTDQQCICLMCTMDEHKGHDTVSAAAERTEKQRQLGMSQQKVQQRFQEREKELKELQQALESFKRFAQSAVEDSDQIFTELIRSIERRSSEVKELIRAQEKAQVSQAEGLLEQLKQEIAELRKRSTELEQLSHTEDHIHFLQSYQSLSSISVSSDLPSIVVRPLQYFGDVSKTVSELREKIEDFLKGEWTKISTTVNIVDVVLPPEPKTRGQLLQYSCQLTLDPNTANTRLSLSKGNRKNRQKTPWWWSCAD
- the LOC139577466 gene encoding tripartite motif-containing protein 16-like isoform X1, encoding MAQQGVLLEKLKKTGLQAASPPALCYAGPGDVACDFCTGTRKQKALMSCLVCLASYCETHLQPHYESPALKKHKLVKATAQLQEKICSHHDKLLEVYCRTDQQCICLMCTMDEHKGHDTVSAAAERTEKQRQLGMSQQKVQQRFQEREKELKELQQALESFKRFAQSAVEDSDQIFTELIRSIERRSSEVKELIRAQEKAQVSQAEGLLEQLKQEIAELRKRSTELEQLSHTEDHIHFLQSYQSLSSISVSSDLPSIVVRPLQYFGDVSKTVSELREKIEDFLKGEWTKISTTVNIVDVVLPPEPKTRGQLLQYSCQLTLDPNTANTRLSLSKGNRKVTYTDQDQPYPDHPDRFTNQWQVLCREGLSGRCYWEVEWTDNVVTAVSYKDISRTETDGGFGNNDKSWSLQYYSGGYCFRHNNVETKVSGPQSSRVGVYLDHKAGTLSFYSVSDTMTLLHRVQTTFTQPLYPGFMLYGTAELVKL